A part of Candidatus Eremiobacteraceae bacterium genomic DNA contains:
- a CDS encoding FAD-dependent oxidoreductase, which translates to MKDSVTRADAIVVGSGQGGVPLAAELAREGKRVVLFERGRIGGSCINYGCTPSKAFLAAAHGAGRARLAASLGVRATVDVDFSAVMQRVRRIRDRFSNDLKKKLEAAGVHIVSARAAFSGPHEIEGGGIKVQAPIIVINTGTSALVPDTPGLAGTPFLTNADFFDLSALPKSVAVMGGGYIGLELGQGLARCGAQVHILDGNPRVLSREEPDASAELEKGLKADGVALLLGRRAKGVSYGAEGFAIDLDNGDRLRADALLVAVGRTPNTRDLACAAAGVELDRRGYVVIDARFKTTVPGVYAIGDAAGQPAFTHVSWEDYRRLWTLLHGGERTRDDRVLAYSTFTEPQVARAGLTLSEAQARGLRARAVTLRMDSIARAIEWGHEFGFYRLVVDEETEKILGATLVGYEAGEVVHAIVAHMEAGSTWRVLDRSVHIHPTYGEALPSLARLLESAGS; encoded by the coding sequence GTGAAAGACTCCGTCACACGAGCGGATGCTATCGTCGTGGGCAGCGGGCAAGGCGGCGTGCCTCTCGCCGCGGAGCTCGCGCGCGAGGGCAAACGGGTCGTTCTGTTCGAGCGCGGCCGGATCGGCGGTTCGTGCATCAACTACGGCTGCACGCCTTCGAAGGCATTCCTGGCCGCGGCGCACGGTGCCGGACGCGCACGGCTCGCCGCGTCGCTCGGCGTGCGGGCCACGGTCGACGTGGATTTCTCGGCGGTCATGCAGCGAGTGCGGCGCATCCGCGATCGATTCTCGAATGATCTGAAGAAGAAGCTGGAAGCTGCCGGCGTCCACATCGTCAGCGCGCGGGCCGCGTTCAGCGGGCCGCATGAGATCGAAGGCGGCGGCATCAAAGTCCAAGCGCCGATCATCGTGATCAATACCGGCACGTCCGCGCTCGTTCCGGACACGCCTGGTCTCGCGGGCACGCCGTTTCTCACCAACGCCGATTTCTTCGACCTCAGCGCGCTGCCGAAAAGCGTCGCCGTTATGGGCGGTGGTTACATCGGACTCGAACTCGGTCAGGGCCTGGCGCGCTGCGGTGCCCAGGTGCACATCCTCGACGGAAATCCGCGCGTGCTCTCCCGCGAAGAACCAGATGCCTCAGCCGAACTTGAAAAAGGATTGAAGGCGGACGGCGTTGCGCTGCTCCTGGGACGGCGGGCGAAAGGTGTCTCATACGGCGCCGAGGGCTTTGCGATCGACCTCGACAACGGCGATCGACTGCGCGCCGACGCGCTGCTCGTCGCGGTCGGCCGAACACCGAACACGCGAGATCTGGCGTGCGCGGCCGCAGGCGTGGAGTTGGACCGGCGCGGCTATGTCGTCATCGACGCGCGCTTCAAGACGACGGTTCCAGGCGTCTATGCGATCGGCGACGCGGCCGGCCAGCCCGCCTTCACCCACGTCTCGTGGGAAGACTATCGCCGCCTATGGACGCTTCTGCACGGCGGGGAGCGCACGCGCGACGATCGCGTGCTCGCCTATTCGACGTTCACAGAGCCGCAAGTCGCGCGCGCGGGCTTGACGTTGTCGGAGGCACAGGCGCGCGGCCTGCGCGCGCGCGCGGTCACGCTGCGCATGGATTCGATCGCGCGCGCGATCGAATGGGGCCACGAGTTCGGCTTCTATCGTCTCGTGGTGGATGAAGAAACCGAGAAAATCCTCGGCGCAACACTCGTCGGATACGAGGCGGGAGAAGTCGTGCATGCGATCGTCGCCCACATGGAGGCGGGGTCCACATGGCGTGTGCTCGACCGCTCCGTGCACATACATCCGACGTATGGCGAAGCGTTGCCTAGCCTCGCGCGGCTGCTGGAGTCGGCCGGTTC
- a CDS encoding TlpA disulfide reductase family protein — MNASLVTYAKPRLGAALPSLACDAPWFEHAPPDETSLRGRAVVVHFFSSNCPLCDEGARHIARWVADYAATGLVVIGAFQPRRDAVSTSADAMAECERYCRIARHPCAADAPGELSARFGNEWWPAYFVYDAAHRLRHYQMGNEDMSRLDAVVRQCAVSAAPRG; from the coding sequence TTGAATGCGTCGCTCGTGACATATGCCAAACCGCGGCTGGGCGCCGCGCTTCCCTCCCTGGCGTGCGATGCGCCGTGGTTTGAACATGCGCCGCCCGATGAGACATCGCTGCGCGGCCGCGCCGTGGTCGTCCACTTCTTCTCATCGAACTGTCCGCTCTGCGATGAGGGCGCGCGCCATATCGCCCGCTGGGTCGCGGACTACGCGGCGACCGGTCTCGTCGTGATCGGCGCATTCCAGCCGCGGCGCGACGCCGTGTCGACGAGCGCGGACGCGATGGCCGAATGCGAGCGCTATTGCCGCATCGCGCGGCATCCGTGCGCCGCTGATGCGCCTGGCGAATTGTCGGCGCGTTTCGGCAACGAATGGTGGCCCGCATATTTCGTATACGATGCCGCACACCGGCTCCGCCACTACCAGATGGGCAACGAGGACATGTCGCGACTCGACGCCGTGGTGCGGCAGTGCGCCGTCAGCGCCGCTCCTCGCGGATAG
- a CDS encoding MFS transporter, with protein sequence MASERSIFAERGFAYYFGGQTLSYVGDGLRTFALPLLVFHVTHSALSTGITYALEIVPFALVGLVGGSLADRVDRRRMMIACDLARFLIMAAFAIAYYRGWLTLPMLYVGIVLLASAAAIFLGGQQSSIPHLVGTSRSTKATAALIAAEQTTNLITPPIGGAIFSVAGPLPALVANACTYLISQFTLALVPTLGPDAPGPIPSLRVIAADIARGFKYLTGDRALTAVTLTSFGLNLFGMMAVAVLIPFVKNDLSASDVVLGFAFGGISVGSILGALIAGRYASLWPFGIALQIAYAVDAIIYIPVMFAHSVPVFVLFSALASASGSFQVAQIVGWRMRITPSDKFGSVFGAARLVVLSGIGPGAYVGGLVAQNYDPRLSIIISEVGFLLIALYMAFNRAIREERR encoded by the coding sequence ATGGCTTCCGAACGCTCGATCTTCGCGGAGCGAGGCTTCGCGTATTACTTCGGCGGCCAGACGCTCAGCTATGTGGGCGATGGCCTGCGCACGTTCGCATTACCGCTCCTCGTCTTTCATGTGACGCACTCGGCGCTGTCCACCGGCATCACGTATGCTTTGGAGATCGTGCCGTTCGCCCTCGTCGGGCTCGTCGGCGGGTCGCTCGCCGATCGCGTCGACCGGAGGCGCATGATGATCGCGTGCGATCTCGCACGCTTTCTGATCATGGCGGCCTTCGCGATCGCGTACTACCGCGGCTGGCTGACGCTGCCCATGCTCTACGTCGGCATCGTACTGCTTGCTTCGGCGGCGGCGATTTTTCTCGGCGGTCAACAGTCGAGCATACCGCATCTGGTCGGCACGAGCCGTTCGACGAAAGCCACAGCGGCGCTCATCGCGGCGGAACAGACGACGAACCTCATCACCCCGCCGATCGGCGGCGCGATATTCTCCGTGGCCGGTCCGCTGCCGGCGCTCGTCGCAAATGCCTGCACGTATCTCATCTCCCAATTCACACTCGCGCTTGTTCCCACGCTTGGGCCGGACGCGCCGGGTCCGATTCCGAGTCTCCGCGTCATCGCCGCGGATATCGCGCGAGGCTTCAAATATCTCACGGGCGATCGAGCGCTCACCGCCGTCACGCTGACGAGCTTCGGCCTCAACCTCTTCGGAATGATGGCGGTCGCCGTCTTGATCCCGTTCGTCAAGAACGACTTATCCGCGAGCGACGTGGTGCTAGGCTTCGCGTTCGGCGGCATCTCTGTCGGTTCGATACTCGGTGCGCTCATCGCCGGCCGCTACGCCTCGCTCTGGCCATTCGGCATCGCGCTGCAGATCGCGTATGCCGTTGACGCCATCATCTACATACCGGTGATGTTCGCTCACAGCGTTCCCGTCTTCGTGCTGTTCTCAGCGCTTGCTAGCGCGTCCGGCTCCTTTCAGGTCGCGCAAATCGTCGGCTGGCGCATGCGGATCACACCGAGCGACAAGTTCGGCTCGGTGTTCGGCGCGGCGCGTCTGGTCGTGCTCAGCGGCATCGGACCGGGCGCATACGTCGGCGGTCTGGTAGCGCAGAACTATGACCCGCGCCTCTCGATCATCATCTCCGAAGTGGGATTCCTCTTGATCGCGCTTTATATGGCGTTCAATCGCGCTATCCGCGAGGAGCGGCGCTGA
- a CDS encoding APC family permease: MAPSTPARAPVPEESLRRAVSVWGSYAWGYADVGADIYVALGLVVGAAMGAANVAFAFAGLVYVCIGLAYTELAAAYPVAGGGQFFVTRALGDFLGFVAGWAVLLDFTIDISLFAWFTIGYLSVTVPWLSQHHVWYFVAVLGVTAFLTTINVIGVRHSSRVNEIVSGIDVVNETLILVAGFVLAWHPEILERTMRVHWPSTDNLLLGISLAIISFVGLESISQAAEETYRPSTVLPRTSLALILTILIFAIGYSNLVLGLPDVLSGGASVPMYQFLGNAENNDKAVAVLVGFIPYLGALFKLYVPLLGAFLVMISSNSGVFGASRIAYAMGNSGLLPSVFKRTNPKTKTPVISIVVFSSVAIVELFAAYRQGDQALNFLADLYAFGAALSYTLVFVALITLRFKDAKAPRPFRMPLNVPVKIGGLQGTISIVSVLGLMGIGAILIFIILTHPIGRIAGPLWLVSGIIGYAIYRRRKNRPVFGSLQRDWVRHHVETLTNAGELEMLDEYKAAEKIST, encoded by the coding sequence ATGGCGCCCTCGACGCCCGCGCGCGCCCCCGTGCCCGAAGAAAGCCTGCGCCGTGCGGTCTCCGTCTGGGGATCGTATGCTTGGGGTTACGCCGACGTCGGCGCCGACATCTACGTGGCCCTGGGGCTCGTGGTCGGCGCCGCGATGGGTGCCGCCAACGTCGCGTTCGCCTTCGCCGGCCTCGTCTACGTCTGTATTGGTCTCGCGTACACGGAGCTCGCCGCCGCGTATCCCGTTGCAGGCGGCGGACAGTTTTTCGTGACTCGCGCGCTCGGCGATTTTCTCGGGTTCGTGGCGGGCTGGGCGGTCCTGCTCGACTTCACGATCGACATCAGCCTCTTCGCGTGGTTCACGATCGGATATTTGAGCGTCACGGTGCCTTGGCTCAGCCAGCATCATGTCTGGTACTTCGTGGCCGTGCTCGGCGTCACGGCATTTTTGACGACCATCAACGTCATCGGGGTGCGCCACTCGTCACGCGTCAACGAGATCGTATCGGGCATAGACGTCGTCAACGAGACGCTCATACTCGTCGCGGGCTTCGTGCTGGCTTGGCATCCGGAGATACTCGAACGAACGATGCGCGTGCACTGGCCTTCAACCGATAATCTCTTGCTCGGAATCTCGCTTGCCATCATCTCGTTCGTGGGTCTCGAGAGCATATCGCAGGCCGCTGAAGAGACGTACAGGCCATCCACCGTGCTGCCCCGCACCTCGCTCGCGCTCATCCTGACGATCTTGATATTCGCGATCGGCTACTCCAATCTCGTACTCGGTCTGCCCGACGTCCTTTCGGGCGGGGCGAGCGTACCGATGTACCAATTCCTGGGCAACGCCGAGAACAACGACAAAGCGGTCGCGGTGCTTGTCGGTTTCATCCCGTATCTGGGCGCGCTGTTCAAACTGTACGTGCCGCTGCTCGGCGCTTTCCTCGTGATGATCTCAAGCAACTCCGGTGTCTTTGGCGCGTCGCGCATCGCCTACGCCATGGGCAACAGCGGCCTGCTGCCGTCGGTGTTCAAACGCACGAATCCGAAGACGAAGACACCGGTCATATCGATCGTCGTGTTCTCCAGCGTGGCGATCGTCGAACTGTTCGCCGCATACCGCCAAGGCGATCAAGCGCTGAACTTCCTGGCGGACCTCTATGCGTTTGGCGCCGCGCTTTCGTACACGCTAGTTTTTGTCGCGCTCATCACGCTGCGTTTTAAGGACGCAAAGGCGCCGCGGCCGTTCCGGATGCCGCTGAACGTGCCGGTCAAGATCGGCGGATTGCAAGGCACGATCTCCATCGTGTCCGTGCTCGGCCTCATGGGCATCGGCGCCATCCTGATCTTCATCATCCTCACGCATCCGATCGGGCGCATCGCCGGTCCTCTCTGGCTCGTCTCAGGAATTATCGGTTACGCGATCTATCGGCGTCGTAAGAATCGTCCGGTGTTCGGAAGCTTGCAGCGCGATTGGGTACGGCATCATGTCGAGACGCTGACGAACGCGGGTGAGCTTGAGATGCTCGACGAGTACAAAGCCGCCGAGAAGATCTCCACGTAA
- a CDS encoding type II secretion system protein: MRPRYSTTARALSLPEVLFVVAIIMILATILLAAFFHIRDQALTAACEMNERNLASAIEAYAADHGGQYPTANGPITLAMFGGPGNPYVDPSSLVDPADGSPYQYVLGNGDCESRVASFQIYDLGGHNDITLRPLPHIVQNPDSVAYCAGIGLVADSGMSASMNNGGPGP, from the coding sequence ATGCGACCGCGATATTCCACCACTGCACGCGCACTTTCATTGCCTGAAGTGCTTTTCGTCGTTGCCATTATCATGATCTTAGCGACGATCTTGCTCGCCGCTTTCTTCCATATCCGCGATCAGGCGCTCACGGCGGCATGCGAGATGAACGAGCGAAATCTCGCGAGCGCGATCGAAGCATATGCCGCGGACCACGGCGGCCAATATCCGACGGCGAACGGCCCGATCACGCTTGCGATGTTCGGCGGCCCCGGAAACCCGTACGTCGACCCGTCGTCACTCGTCGATCCGGCAGACGGGTCACCATACCAGTACGTCCTGGGCAATGGCGACTGCGAAAGCCGCGTCGCATCGTTCCAGATCTACGATCTCGGCGGGCATAACGACATAACGCTGCGGCCGCTGCCGCACATCGTGCAAAACCCGGATTCCGTCGCGTACTGCGCAGGCATCGGGCTTGTCGCAGACAGCGGGATGTCTGCATCCATGAATAACGGCGGTCCGGGACCGTAA
- a CDS encoding alpha/beta fold hydrolase: protein MQAISGMRWIRTLAALAAVAAGAFVQFPAAAAGPTFFRHSCPQTLVTSATLRCGTVVVFENRNSPGSRAIGLNVIVISAPKRPAAKDAIFGISGGPGQPSADQTGLGFATMTGDAASTRDIVLVDQRGTGDSHPLQCDLFPGTDITRFFGSDWPVQVLSQCAQRLSAIADLTQYNTDNSADDLDDVRAALGYDQIDLVGVSYGTTVALDYMRRHAQHVRTAVLDGPVATDSKGPLPYARAAQNSIDGLFADCSADAGCHAAIPDPRGDLAAALSTLSRGAVHANATDPATKVKFPVQIDAETWVSTVRYGLYDANSSVQLLRLIHAAAHGDFDPSADMTVAIRTTLATNIFWGMAMSLGCPEEVNTIDPSEIGGATRGSFFGDYRVRAQIAACAVWPHATVDPAFFHPVRSNAPALLLTGGVDPATPADQVARIQRYLPHAVNVLFPKSADAGETTCGARLVAAFISAGSSAGLETSCAAATKRPPFTF, encoded by the coding sequence GTGCAAGCAATAAGCGGCATGCGTTGGATTCGAACACTTGCGGCGTTGGCCGCGGTTGCTGCGGGCGCGTTCGTGCAATTTCCGGCAGCAGCTGCGGGGCCCACGTTCTTTCGCCATTCCTGTCCGCAGACGTTGGTCACGTCGGCGACATTGCGCTGCGGCACCGTCGTCGTCTTCGAGAATCGCAATTCGCCCGGCTCGAGAGCGATAGGACTGAACGTCATCGTCATATCCGCGCCGAAGAGACCTGCGGCGAAGGACGCGATTTTCGGTATCTCGGGCGGCCCCGGCCAGCCGAGCGCCGACCAGACCGGACTTGGATTTGCGACGATGACCGGTGACGCCGCTTCGACGCGCGATATCGTGCTCGTCGACCAGCGCGGCACCGGCGATTCTCATCCGCTGCAATGCGATCTGTTTCCCGGAACCGATATCACACGCTTCTTTGGATCCGACTGGCCCGTCCAAGTCCTCAGCCAGTGCGCACAGCGCCTTAGCGCGATCGCCGATCTCACGCAGTACAACACGGACAATTCCGCCGACGACCTCGATGACGTGCGCGCCGCGCTCGGCTACGATCAGATCGACCTCGTCGGCGTCTCGTACGGAACGACGGTCGCCTTGGACTACATGCGCCGGCACGCGCAGCATGTCCGAACGGCGGTGCTCGACGGGCCCGTCGCGACCGATTCGAAAGGTCCGTTGCCGTATGCGCGCGCTGCTCAGAATTCCATCGATGGGCTGTTCGCCGACTGCTCGGCCGATGCGGGCTGTCACGCCGCGATTCCCGATCCGCGCGGCGATCTCGCCGCCGCGCTCTCGACGCTCTCAAGGGGAGCGGTCCACGCGAATGCGACGGATCCCGCGACGAAAGTCAAATTTCCGGTGCAGATCGACGCTGAAACGTGGGTTTCAACTGTCCGCTACGGTTTATACGACGCGAACTCGTCCGTGCAGCTCTTGCGGTTGATCCACGCCGCGGCCCACGGCGACTTCGATCCGTCTGCCGACATGACGGTCGCGATACGCACGACGCTCGCGACGAACATCTTCTGGGGAATGGCGATGTCGTTGGGCTGCCCGGAAGAAGTCAATACGATAGATCCATCGGAGATCGGCGGCGCGACGCGGGGTTCGTTCTTCGGCGACTATCGAGTGCGGGCTCAGATCGCGGCGTGCGCCGTGTGGCCGCACGCGACAGTCGATCCGGCATTTTTCCATCCCGTCCGATCGAACGCGCCGGCGCTGTTGTTGACGGGCGGAGTCGATCCTGCGACACCTGCAGACCAGGTGGCGCGCATCCAGCGCTATCTTCCCCATGCGGTCAACGTACTGTTTCCCAAGAGCGCCGACGCCGGCGAGACCACCTGCGGCGCGAGACTTGTCGCCGCTTTCATCAGCGCGGGAAGCAGCGCCGGTCTGGAAACGTCGTGCGCCGCCGCGACAAAACGGCCGCCCTTCACATTTTGA
- a CDS encoding DUF6504 family protein: MTFVGEPIVPEAGSADVEAMARAEPSLPRAFTWRGTRYEIADVIAKRKTTGTDRGDTYIRKHWFDIRTRCGKRMTIYFDRNPTNRSARSKRWWLYKID; this comes from the coding sequence ATGACGTTCGTCGGCGAGCCGATAGTGCCGGAGGCCGGCAGCGCCGACGTCGAGGCGATGGCGCGCGCCGAGCCGAGCCTTCCGCGTGCCTTCACGTGGCGAGGGACGCGCTACGAGATCGCGGACGTGATAGCGAAGCGCAAGACCACGGGAACAGATCGCGGGGACACCTATATCCGCAAGCACTGGTTTGACATCCGGACTCGCTGCGGCAAACGTATGACCATATATTTCGACCGCAACCCGACAAACCGGTCAGCGCGCTCGAAGCGCTGGTGGTTGTACAAAATCGATTGA
- a CDS encoding TonB-dependent receptor, which produces MSIRPLGIALLALALLASTAGFTPAFADATGAAVHSASGKVVDANSGLPLAGVKLATEGPTAATTTTRPDGTFTISGLASGEYSLIATRSGYETTASEIFIVGNEDISGLTLAIARTQGSNTGSRVLGRTTVRASQSLQKAATISRTVSAQSLAQQGYFRTADYLQQLPGLVGGNPSQPGDDVSLDIRGIGTLETLTLIDGHPIGPRGDYNYELSPVFGLSAVNVFYGSGGSDLYGVNAIGGVVNMETLSPTITPQASFSQSFGTFDKLSSAIQDTGSVNGGKLGYAFAYGTQGLDGPFHHDVFYQASAAFDQYATDPAVHATGMYQDDNSFINRSGLAKFVWTLNPTTHVTAAYLGSSEWDDKTGNGDNDFLPYQVELAAGKANLAAAAASGGSDSCYNANPATFTVNTANGGLSPGMGPFGPNPDGGSPCQTPQSFARANYGYQGAGPAWQGYHSNDYHIRLDSKLGPGNVVVDTFSNFYYHNYNRTFERPLACGTDSFGNIVYPCGLNPSWHVDQDVNTGATISDDFVGTRNDFGAGFFWENTASLYRSYSWNTENMGAPANLSAAITSPVTHDDAFFLRDAYQPQHSDLTTYLNVWFKHSTITNTSYVDPRIAFVWSGANNVWRVAAGGTSTQPTPAQLDQPFSPNALGAFTGGGVSCTSFNSVGNVPSSALIPEKASDMELSYGHRFNENSSAQLTFYNTNVFDQIYGVTVPLSSVSTPGFNPIPYANAVQGLCPGLSQAQALALLGLSGNANIGHTLARGIELTGTQHLVGALSLDYTYDTQSAILESNTPSLINPADGGNLSLIPQSQLPAVPLHKYSYTFAYDFEKHVEARLATYHLSENNQNNLPAYGYSDFDLSVPAGGQNLLSVNINNVFQSHANYENQVGLGYPSALNHFASVANGDYAPYFGSAASERFNLPYRTIEFIYSLRAR; this is translated from the coding sequence ATGTCCATCCGTCCCCTCGGCATAGCGCTTTTGGCTCTCGCGCTCCTTGCGTCCACTGCGGGTTTTACGCCGGCGTTCGCTGACGCAACGGGCGCGGCGGTCCACAGCGCTTCCGGCAAGGTCGTCGATGCCAATTCGGGTCTGCCTCTCGCTGGAGTGAAGCTTGCTACAGAGGGGCCGACGGCCGCCACAACGACGACGCGACCTGACGGAACGTTCACCATATCCGGTTTGGCGTCGGGCGAATACTCGCTCATCGCAACGCGCTCGGGCTATGAGACGACGGCCTCCGAGATCTTCATCGTTGGAAATGAAGATATCAGCGGTCTCACCCTGGCGATAGCGCGCACGCAAGGATCGAACACCGGATCGCGCGTGTTGGGCCGCACGACGGTGCGCGCGTCGCAGTCGCTGCAGAAGGCGGCGACGATCTCGCGGACGGTCTCGGCCCAATCGCTTGCGCAACAGGGCTACTTCCGAACCGCCGACTATCTGCAACAATTGCCCGGACTGGTAGGCGGCAATCCTTCGCAGCCGGGCGACGATGTTTCGCTGGACATCCGCGGCATCGGCACCCTCGAGACGCTGACGCTCATCGACGGCCATCCGATCGGCCCGCGCGGCGACTATAACTACGAACTCTCACCCGTCTTCGGGTTGAGCGCCGTCAACGTGTTCTACGGATCGGGCGGATCGGATCTTTACGGCGTGAATGCCATCGGCGGGGTCGTCAACATGGAAACGCTCTCGCCAACCATCACACCGCAGGCTTCATTCTCGCAAAGTTTCGGGACGTTCGACAAACTCTCGTCGGCGATCCAAGATACCGGTTCGGTGAACGGTGGTAAACTCGGCTATGCGTTCGCATACGGCACGCAAGGCCTTGACGGACCCTTTCATCATGATGTTTTTTATCAGGCCTCGGCCGCGTTCGATCAGTATGCAACGGATCCGGCCGTGCATGCGACGGGTATGTATCAAGACGACAATTCGTTCATCAACAGGAGCGGCTTAGCCAAGTTCGTCTGGACTCTCAACCCGACAACGCACGTGACCGCCGCTTACCTCGGAAGCTCGGAGTGGGATGATAAGACGGGAAACGGCGACAACGATTTTCTCCCGTATCAAGTAGAGCTCGCAGCGGGTAAGGCGAACCTCGCGGCCGCGGCCGCTTCGGGCGGTTCCGACTCCTGTTACAATGCGAATCCCGCGACGTTTACCGTCAACACCGCGAACGGCGGACTATCACCGGGCATGGGGCCGTTCGGGCCGAATCCAGACGGCGGTTCGCCGTGCCAGACGCCGCAGTCTTTCGCGCGCGCGAACTACGGCTACCAAGGCGCCGGGCCGGCGTGGCAGGGGTACCATAGCAACGACTATCACATTCGATTGGATTCGAAGCTTGGACCCGGTAACGTTGTGGTCGATACGTTCAGCAATTTCTACTACCATAACTATAACCGCACGTTTGAGCGCCCGCTGGCGTGCGGCACCGACTCTTTCGGGAATATCGTCTACCCGTGCGGTTTGAACCCATCATGGCACGTCGACCAAGACGTCAATACCGGCGCGACGATATCGGATGACTTCGTGGGCACGCGCAACGACTTCGGCGCCGGCTTCTTCTGGGAGAACACCGCGTCGCTCTACCGCTCGTATTCGTGGAATACGGAGAACATGGGCGCACCCGCGAACCTCAGCGCAGCGATAACGTCGCCGGTCACCCACGACGACGCGTTCTTCCTGCGCGACGCGTATCAACCGCAACATTCGGACCTGACGACGTATCTCAACGTGTGGTTCAAGCATTCGACGATCACGAACACATCGTACGTCGACCCGCGCATCGCCTTCGTCTGGTCCGGTGCGAACAACGTCTGGCGCGTTGCGGCCGGCGGCACCTCGACGCAGCCGACTCCCGCACAGCTCGATCAGCCGTTTTCGCCGAACGCGCTCGGCGCCTTCACGGGCGGCGGCGTCTCGTGCACGTCGTTCAATTCAGTAGGAAACGTGCCATCTTCGGCGTTGATCCCCGAGAAGGCGTCGGACATGGAGCTGAGCTATGGCCACCGCTTCAACGAGAACTCAAGCGCGCAGCTGACATTCTACAACACAAACGTCTTCGACCAGATCTACGGCGTGACGGTGCCGCTGTCTTCGGTCTCCACGCCCGGCTTCAATCCCATTCCCTACGCGAATGCCGTGCAGGGCCTTTGCCCGGGCTTGAGCCAGGCGCAGGCGCTGGCCCTACTCGGACTGTCGGGTAACGCGAACATCGGTCATACCCTCGCCCGTGGAATCGAGCTGACGGGTACGCAGCATCTCGTTGGGGCACTGAGCCTCGATTACACCTACGATACGCAGTCCGCCATTCTCGAGTCGAACACACCGTCTCTCATCAATCCGGCGGATGGCGGGAACCTCTCGCTCATCCCGCAATCGCAACTGCCGGCCGTGCCGCTGCACAAGTACTCGTACACGTTTGCGTACGATTTTGAAAAGCATGTGGAAGCCAGACTCGCGACGTATCACCTTTCCGAGAACAATCAGAACAATTTGCCTGCCTACGGCTATTCGGATTTCGATCTCTCGGTGCCGGCCGGAGGCCAGAATCTCCTCAGCGTCAACATCAACAACGTGTTCCAAAGCCACGCGAACTACGAGAACCAGGTGGGCTTAGGCTATCCATCTGCCCTGAACCATTTCGCGAGCGTCGCGAACGGCGACTATGCGCCGTACTTCGGGTCGGCGGCGAGCGAGCGGTTCAACCTGCCGTACCGGACTATCGAGTTCATCTACTCGTTACGGGCTCGATGA
- a CDS encoding YncE family protein, with product MPIVPAFPPQPVMIQSGFDYVGVDAQRRRVYAAHSGSGTLLVVNADTSKVIGQIDVGLLHGVAIDPDNGHVYTGDSELRQIIDVDTKAMSAGPSLDVPGLLDATAYDPRFHHIYADEDDGTRLFVVDSRTMKLVKTVPLPGHKPEYLAIDPTSRKIYQNIANISEFVVIDPITLTVIKTVKTPEIVSNHGLALDGDLGHVYIAGRNGVLSVYGLDGTHLSSVPFGHRIDQCGADTVRHNIACAGDGEITVFHDAGGSDGVSIIGRLKTDKGAHTVAFDTQTGYMWTVWASANGDFVQAFRLTK from the coding sequence TTGCCAATCGTTCCTGCGTTTCCGCCACAGCCCGTGATGATCCAAAGCGGATTCGATTATGTCGGCGTTGACGCGCAGCGTCGCCGCGTGTACGCCGCGCATTCCGGCAGCGGCACATTGCTTGTCGTGAACGCCGACACGAGCAAGGTCATCGGGCAGATTGATGTCGGCCTTCTCCACGGCGTCGCGATCGACCCGGACAACGGCCACGTCTACACGGGCGACAGCGAACTGCGCCAGATCATCGACGTGGATACGAAGGCGATGTCGGCCGGCCCAAGCCTCGATGTTCCTGGACTGCTTGACGCGACCGCCTACGATCCGCGGTTCCACCACATCTACGCGGATGAAGACGACGGGACGCGCCTCTTCGTCGTGGATTCGCGCACGATGAAACTCGTGAAGACCGTTCCTCTCCCGGGGCACAAGCCGGAATACCTCGCCATAGATCCGACCAGCCGCAAGATCTATCAGAACATCGCCAACATCTCTGAATTCGTCGTGATCGATCCGATCACGCTCACGGTGATCAAGACGGTCAAGACCCCCGAAATCGTCAGCAACCACGGGCTCGCGCTGGACGGCGATCTCGGCCACGTCTACATCGCCGGCAGAAACGGCGTCCTGTCGGTATACGGACTCGACGGGACGCATCTCTCCAGCGTTCCGTTCGGTCACCGCATCGACCAGTGCGGAGCCGATACCGTTCGCCATAACATCGCGTGCGCGGGCGACGGCGAGATCACGGTGTTTCATGACGCCGGCGGCAGCGACGGCGTGTCGATCATCGGGCGGCTGAAAACGGACAAAGGAGCGCATACAGTCGCGTTCGACACGCAAACGGGCTATATGTGGACCGTTTGGGCTTCCGCGAACGGCGACTTCGTGCAGGCGTTTCGACTGACCAAGTAA